A DNA window from Bos indicus x Bos taurus breed Angus x Brahman F1 hybrid chromosome 16, Bos_hybrid_MaternalHap_v2.0, whole genome shotgun sequence contains the following coding sequences:
- the DVL1 gene encoding segment polarity protein dishevelled homolog DVL-1 isoform X6 produces MPSCPASTAVWSPGWFWLRVLTRMQGLRALMDTQTCPRLLSGQVASGTPGLPPSTAMGWITRLARSHWSATGGSEPDAGTVKRGIPWPGPVPAVPTAARTNGHPRGDRRRDLGLPPDSASTVLSSELESSSFIDSDEDDNTSRLSSSTEQSTSSRLIRKHKRRRRKQRLRQTDRASSFSSITDSTMSLNIITVTLNMERHHFLGISIVGQSNDRGDGGIYIGSIMKGGAVAADGRIEPGDMLLQVNDVNFENMSNDDAVRVLREIVSQTGPISLTVAKCWDPTPRSYFTIPRADPVRPIDPAAWLSHTAALTGALPRYGTSPCSSAVTRTSSSSLTSSVPGAPQLEEAPLTVKSDMGAVVRVMQLPDSGLEIRDRMWLKITIANAVIGADVVDWLYAHLEGFRERREARKYASSMLKRGFLRHTVNKVTFSEQCYYVFGDLCSNLAALNLNSGSSGASDQDTLAPLPHPAAPWPLGQGYPYQYPGPPPCFPPAYQDPGFGYGSGSAGSQQSEGSKSSGSTRSAGGSSRRALGREKESRSAGAGGSGSESDHTAPSGAGGSGWRERPPSQLSRGSSPRSQASAAAPGLPPLHPLTKAYSVVGGPPGGPPVRELAAVPPELTGSRQSFQKAMGNPCEFFVDIM; encoded by the exons ATGCCAAGCTGCCCTGCTTCAACGGCCGTGTGGTCTCCTGG CTGGTTCTGGCTGAGGGTGCTCACTCGGATGCAGGGTCTCAGGGCACTGATGGACACACAGACCTGCCCCCGCCTCTTGAGCGGACAGGTGGCATCGGGGACTCCCGGCCTCCCTCCTTCCA CCGCGATGGGATGGATAACGAGACTGGCACGGAGTCACTGGTCAGCCACCGGCGGGAGCGAGCCCGACGCCGGAACCGTGAAGAGG GGGATCCCATGGCCAGGCCCCGTCCCTGCTGTCCCCACAGCAGCCCGGACCAACGGGCACCCAAGGGGGGACCGGCGGCGGGACCTGGGGCTGCCCCCTGACAGTGCGTCCACCGTGCTGAGCAGTGAACTTGAGTCCAGCAGCTTCATCGACTCGGATGAAGATGACAACACAAGCcg GCTGAGTAGCTCCACGGAGCAGAGCACCTCCTCCAGGCTCATCCGGAAACACAAGCGCCGGCGGCGGAAACAGCGCCTGCGGCAGACAGACCGG GCCTCCTCTTTCAGCAGCATCACGGACTCCACCATGTCCCTCAACATCATCACCGTCACACTCAACATGG AGAGGCACCACTTCCTGGGCATCAGCATCGTGGGCCAGAGCAATGACCGGGGCGACGGTGGCATCTACATCGGCTCCATCATGAAGGGTGGGGCTGTTGCTGCTGATGGCCGCATCGAGCCAGGCGACATGCTGCTGCAG GTGAACGACGTCAACTTCGAGAACATGAGCAACGATGATGCTGTGCGAGTCCTGCGGGAGATCGTGTCCCAGACGGG GCCCATCAGCCTCACGGTGGCCAAGTGCTGGGACCCAACGCCCCGCAGCTACTTCACCATCCCGAGGG CGGATCCAGTTCGGCCCATCGACCCAGCTGCCTGGCTGTCCCACACGGCAGCATTGACGGGAGCCCTGCCCCGCTATGGTACGAGCCCCTGCTCCAGCGCCGTCACGCGCACCAGCTCCTCCTCACTAACCAGCTCTGTGCCTGGCGCTCCGC AGCTGGAGGAGGCGCCGCTGACGGTGAAGAGCGACATGGGTGCTGTTGTCCGGGTCATGCAGCTGCCGGACTCGGGCCTGGAAATCCGGGACCGCATGTGGCTCAAGATCACCATCGCCAATGCCGTCATCG GGGCAGATGTGGTGGACTGGCTGTACGCGCACCTGGAGGGCTTCCGCGAGCGGCGGGAGGCGCGCAAGTACGCCAGCAGCATGCTGAAGCGTGGCTTCCTGCGGCACACAGTCAACAAGGTCACCTTCTCAGAGCAGTGCTACTACGTCTTCGGGGACCTGTGCAGCA ATCTTGCCGCCCTGAACCTCAACAGTGGCTCTAGTGGGGCTTCTGATCAGGACACGCTGGCCCCACTGCCCCACCCGGCTGCCCCCTGGCCTCTGGGTCAGGGCTACCCCTACCAGTACCCAGGGCCCCCGCCCTGCTTCCCGCCTGCATATCAGGACCCTGGCTTCGGCTACGGCAGCGGCAGTGCTGGGAGTCAGCAGAGTGAAG GAAGCAAAAGCAGTGGGTCCACCCGGAGTGCTGGCGGGAGCAGCCGTCGGGCCTTGGGCCGCGAGAAGGAGAGCCGGTCGGCTGGAGCTGGGGGCAGTGGCAGCGAGTCAGACCACACAGCGCCAAGCGGGGCGGGTGGCAGTGGCTGGCGGGAGCGTCCCCCTAGCCAGCTCAGCCGTGGCAGCAGCCCACGCAGCCAGGCCTCAGCCGCCGCCCCAGGGCTCCCCCCGCTGCACCCCCTGACAAAGGCCTACTCAGTGGTGGGTGGGCCACCTGGGGGGCCACCTGTCCGGGAGCTGGCCGCTGTCCCGCCAGAGCTGACGGGCAGCCGCCAGTCCTTCCAAAAGGCCATGGGGAACCCCTGTGAGTTCTTCGTGGATATCATGTGA
- the DVL1 gene encoding segment polarity protein dishevelled homolog DVL-1 isoform X5, with product MPSCPASTAVWSPGWFWLRVLTRMQGLRALMDTQTCPRLLSGQVASGTPGLPPSTRMWPAAAMGWITRLARSHWSATGGSEPDAGTVKRGIPWPGPVPAVPTAARTNGHPRGDRRRDLGLPPDSASTVLSSELESSSFIDSDEDDNTSRLSSSTEQSTSSRLIRKHKRRRRKQRLRQTDRASSFSSITDSTMSLNIITVTLNMERHHFLGISIVGQSNDRGDGGIYIGSIMKGGAVAADGRIEPGDMLLQVNDVNFENMSNDDAVRVLREIVSQTGPISLTVAKCWDPTPRSYFTIPRADPVRPIDPAAWLSHTAALTGALPRYGTSPCSSAVTRTSSSSLTSSVPGAPQLEEAPLTVKSDMGAVVRVMQLPDSGLEIRDRMWLKITIANAVIGADVVDWLYAHLEGFRERREARKYASSMLKRGFLRHTVNKVTFSEQCYYVFGDLCSNLAALNLNSGSSGASDQDTLAPLPHPAAPWPLGQGYPYQYPGPPPCFPPAYQDPGFGYGSGSAGSQQSEGSKSSGSTRSAGGSSRRALGREKESRSAGAGGSGSESDHTAPSGAGGSGWRERPPSQLSRGSSPRSQASAAAPGLPPLHPLTKAYSVVGGPPGGPPVRELAAVPPELTGSRQSFQKAMGNPCEFFVDIM from the exons ATGCCAAGCTGCCCTGCTTCAACGGCCGTGTGGTCTCCTGG CTGGTTCTGGCTGAGGGTGCTCACTCGGATGCAGGGTCTCAGGGCACTGATGGACACACAGACCTGCCCCCGCCTCTTGAGCGGACAGGTGGCATCGGGGACTCCCGGCCTCCCTCCTTCCA CCCGAATGTGGCCGGCAGCCGCGATGGGATGGATAACGAGACTGGCACGGAGTCACTGGTCAGCCACCGGCGGGAGCGAGCCCGACGCCGGAACCGTGAAGAGG GGGATCCCATGGCCAGGCCCCGTCCCTGCTGTCCCCACAGCAGCCCGGACCAACGGGCACCCAAGGGGGGACCGGCGGCGGGACCTGGGGCTGCCCCCTGACAGTGCGTCCACCGTGCTGAGCAGTGAACTTGAGTCCAGCAGCTTCATCGACTCGGATGAAGATGACAACACAAGCcg GCTGAGTAGCTCCACGGAGCAGAGCACCTCCTCCAGGCTCATCCGGAAACACAAGCGCCGGCGGCGGAAACAGCGCCTGCGGCAGACAGACCGG GCCTCCTCTTTCAGCAGCATCACGGACTCCACCATGTCCCTCAACATCATCACCGTCACACTCAACATGG AGAGGCACCACTTCCTGGGCATCAGCATCGTGGGCCAGAGCAATGACCGGGGCGACGGTGGCATCTACATCGGCTCCATCATGAAGGGTGGGGCTGTTGCTGCTGATGGCCGCATCGAGCCAGGCGACATGCTGCTGCAG GTGAACGACGTCAACTTCGAGAACATGAGCAACGATGATGCTGTGCGAGTCCTGCGGGAGATCGTGTCCCAGACGGG GCCCATCAGCCTCACGGTGGCCAAGTGCTGGGACCCAACGCCCCGCAGCTACTTCACCATCCCGAGGG CGGATCCAGTTCGGCCCATCGACCCAGCTGCCTGGCTGTCCCACACGGCAGCATTGACGGGAGCCCTGCCCCGCTATGGTACGAGCCCCTGCTCCAGCGCCGTCACGCGCACCAGCTCCTCCTCACTAACCAGCTCTGTGCCTGGCGCTCCGC AGCTGGAGGAGGCGCCGCTGACGGTGAAGAGCGACATGGGTGCTGTTGTCCGGGTCATGCAGCTGCCGGACTCGGGCCTGGAAATCCGGGACCGCATGTGGCTCAAGATCACCATCGCCAATGCCGTCATCG GGGCAGATGTGGTGGACTGGCTGTACGCGCACCTGGAGGGCTTCCGCGAGCGGCGGGAGGCGCGCAAGTACGCCAGCAGCATGCTGAAGCGTGGCTTCCTGCGGCACACAGTCAACAAGGTCACCTTCTCAGAGCAGTGCTACTACGTCTTCGGGGACCTGTGCAGCA ATCTTGCCGCCCTGAACCTCAACAGTGGCTCTAGTGGGGCTTCTGATCAGGACACGCTGGCCCCACTGCCCCACCCGGCTGCCCCCTGGCCTCTGGGTCAGGGCTACCCCTACCAGTACCCAGGGCCCCCGCCCTGCTTCCCGCCTGCATATCAGGACCCTGGCTTCGGCTACGGCAGCGGCAGTGCTGGGAGTCAGCAGAGTGAAG GAAGCAAAAGCAGTGGGTCCACCCGGAGTGCTGGCGGGAGCAGCCGTCGGGCCTTGGGCCGCGAGAAGGAGAGCCGGTCGGCTGGAGCTGGGGGCAGTGGCAGCGAGTCAGACCACACAGCGCCAAGCGGGGCGGGTGGCAGTGGCTGGCGGGAGCGTCCCCCTAGCCAGCTCAGCCGTGGCAGCAGCCCACGCAGCCAGGCCTCAGCCGCCGCCCCAGGGCTCCCCCCGCTGCACCCCCTGACAAAGGCCTACTCAGTGGTGGGTGGGCCACCTGGGGGGCCACCTGTCCGGGAGCTGGCCGCTGTCCCGCCAGAGCTGACGGGCAGCCGCCAGTCCTTCCAAAAGGCCATGGGGAACCCCTGTGAGTTCTTCGTGGATATCATGTGA